A section of the Pseudomonas tritici genome encodes:
- a CDS encoding CTP synthase yields the protein MTRYIFVTGGVVSSLGKGIASASLAAILEARGLKVTMLKLDPYINVDPGTMSPFQHGEVFVTHDGAETDLDLGHYERFIRTTMTQNNNFTTGRVYEHVLRKERRGDYLGATIQVIPHITDEIKRRIIKGAGDADVAMVEIGGTVGDIESQPFLEAIRQLRFEVGAKRAMLMHLTLVPYIATAGETKTKPTQHSVKELRSIGLQPDVLVCRSDHPIDISSRRKIAQFTNVEERAVIALEDADTIYKIPGILHSQGLDDFVVERFGLQCNGADLSEWEAVVDAKLNPEHEVTIAMVGKYMELLDAYKSLIEAMSHAGISNRTKVNLRYIDSEDIENQGTALLEGVDAILVPGGFGLRGVEGKITAVQYARENKVPYLGICLGMQVAVIEFARNVLGWKDANSTEFDGKSGHPVVGLITEWEDATGAVETRTEASDLGGTMRLGAQDCLLEPGSLVHDCYGKDVIVERHRHRYEVNNNLLPQIKEAGLKISGRSGDGALVEVVEAPDHPWFVACQFHPEFTSTPRDGHPLFSGFVKAALTQHQKKA from the coding sequence ATGACGCGCTACATATTCGTCACGGGCGGTGTTGTTTCTTCATTGGGGAAAGGCATTGCCTCCGCTTCATTGGCGGCCATCCTGGAGGCGCGGGGACTTAAGGTCACCATGCTCAAGCTGGACCCGTACATCAACGTCGACCCGGGCACCATGAGCCCGTTCCAGCACGGTGAAGTGTTCGTCACTCACGACGGCGCCGAGACCGACCTGGACCTGGGCCACTACGAGCGGTTCATCCGCACGACCATGACCCAGAACAACAACTTCACCACCGGCCGTGTCTACGAACACGTGCTGCGCAAGGAGCGCCGTGGTGACTACCTGGGTGCAACCATCCAGGTGATCCCGCACATCACCGACGAAATCAAGCGCCGCATCATCAAGGGTGCAGGCGATGCCGACGTGGCGATGGTCGAGATTGGTGGCACCGTCGGTGACATCGAGTCCCAACCGTTCCTCGAAGCCATCCGCCAGCTGCGTTTCGAAGTCGGCGCCAAGCGTGCGATGCTGATGCACCTGACCCTGGTGCCGTACATCGCCACCGCCGGCGAAACCAAAACCAAGCCTACCCAGCACTCGGTCAAGGAACTGCGTTCCATCGGCCTGCAGCCGGATGTGCTGGTGTGCCGCTCCGATCACCCGATCGACATTTCCTCGCGTCGCAAGATCGCGCAATTCACCAACGTTGAAGAACGTGCGGTGATCGCGCTGGAAGACGCCGACACCATCTACAAGATCCCGGGCATCCTGCACTCGCAAGGCCTGGACGATTTTGTGGTCGAGCGTTTCGGCCTGCAATGCAACGGCGCGGACCTGTCCGAGTGGGAAGCCGTGGTCGACGCCAAGCTCAACCCTGAGCACGAAGTCACCATCGCCATGGTCGGCAAGTACATGGAGCTGCTGGACGCGTACAAGTCGCTGATCGAAGCGATGAGTCACGCCGGCATCAGCAACCGTACCAAGGTCAACCTGCGCTACATCGATTCCGAAGACATCGAGAACCAGGGCACTGCGCTGCTCGAAGGTGTCGACGCGATCCTCGTACCGGGCGGTTTCGGCCTGCGTGGCGTGGAAGGCAAGATCACGGCCGTGCAATACGCTCGCGAGAACAAGGTTCCGTACTTGGGTATCTGCCTGGGCATGCAAGTGGCCGTTATCGAGTTCGCCCGTAACGTGCTGGGCTGGAAAGACGCCAACTCCACCGAGTTCGACGGCAAGAGCGGTCACCCGGTCGTGGGCCTGATCACCGAGTGGGAAGATGCCACTGGTGCCGTCGAGACCCGTACCGAAGCCTCCGACCTTGGCGGCACCATGCGCCTTGGCGCGCAGGACTGCCTGCTGGAGCCGGGTTCGCTGGTCCACGATTGCTACGGCAAGGATGTGATCGTCGAGCGTCACCGTCACCGCTACGAAGTGAACAACAACCTGCTGCCGCAAATCAAAGAGGCCGGCCTGAAAATCTCCGGTCGCTCCGGTGATGGCGCGCTGGTTGAAGTGGTCGAGGCACCGGATCATCCATGGTTCGTGGCGTGCCAGTTCCACCCTGAGTTCACCTCGACGCCGCGCGACGGTCACCCGTTGTTCAGCGGTTTCGTTAAAGCAGCACTGACGCAACATCAGAAGAAGGCGTAA
- the kdsA gene encoding 3-deoxy-8-phosphooctulonate synthase, whose product MAQKIIRVGDIEIANDKPMVLFGGMNVLESRDMAMQVCEAYVKVTQKLGIPYVFKASFDKANRSSVTSYRGPGLEEGMRIFQDIKQAFGVPIITDVHEPEQAAVVAEVCDIIQLPAFLSRQTDLVVAMAKTGAVINIKKAQFLAPQEMKHILNKCVEAGNDQLILCERGSSFGYNNLVVDMLGFGIMKQFEYPVFFDVTHALQMPGGRADSAGGRRAQVLDLAKAGISQSLAGLFLEAHPDPDNAKCDGPCALRLDKLEPFLAQLKQLDELVKSFPTVETA is encoded by the coding sequence ATGGCCCAGAAGATCATTCGCGTAGGCGACATCGAGATTGCCAACGACAAGCCCATGGTGCTGTTTGGCGGCATGAACGTGCTGGAAAGCCGCGACATGGCGATGCAGGTCTGTGAAGCGTACGTGAAGGTGACCCAGAAACTGGGTATCCCTTACGTGTTCAAGGCCAGCTTCGACAAGGCCAACCGTTCGTCCGTGACCTCCTATCGCGGCCCGGGCCTTGAAGAAGGCATGCGGATCTTCCAGGACATCAAGCAAGCCTTCGGCGTGCCGATCATCACCGACGTCCACGAGCCTGAACAGGCTGCCGTGGTCGCCGAGGTGTGCGACATCATCCAGTTGCCGGCCTTCCTGTCGCGCCAGACCGACCTGGTTGTCGCGATGGCCAAGACCGGCGCTGTGATCAATATCAAGAAAGCCCAGTTCCTCGCGCCCCAGGAGATGAAACACATCCTGAACAAGTGCGTGGAAGCGGGTAACGACCAGTTGATCCTCTGCGAGCGCGGTTCGAGCTTCGGCTATAACAACCTCGTGGTGGACATGCTCGGTTTCGGCATCATGAAACAGTTCGAATACCCGGTGTTCTTCGACGTGACCCACGCGCTGCAAATGCCCGGTGGTCGCGCCGATTCCGCGGGCGGGCGGCGTGCCCAGGTGCTGGACCTGGCCAAGGCCGGTATCAGCCAGTCTTTGGCGGGGCTGTTCCTCGAAGCCCACCCGGACCCGGACAACGCCAAATGCGACGGTCCGTGCGCCCTGCGCCTGGACAAACTGGAGCCATTCCTGGCCCAGCTCAAGCAGTTGGACGAACTGGTCAAGAGTTTTCCGACGGTAGAGACCGCGTAA
- the eno gene encoding phosphopyruvate hydratase, with product MAKIVDIKGREVLDSRGNPTVEADVLLDNGIIGSACAPSGASTGSREALELRDGDKSRYLGKGVLKAVANINGPIRDLLLGKDPLDQKALDHAMIKLDGTENKGSLGANAILAVSLAAAKAAAQDQDLPLYAHIANLNGTPGVYSMPVPMMNIINGGEHADNNVDIQEFMVQPVGAKTFSEGLRMGTEIFHHLKAVLKARGLSTAVGDEGGFAPNLASNEDALKVISEAVANAGYKLGTDVTLALDCAASEFYEDGKYNLSGEGQVFNSEGFADYLKGLTERYPIISIEDGLDESDWDGWKILTDKIGEKIQLVGDDLFVTNTKILKEGIDKKIANSILIKFNQIGTLTETLEAIQMAKAAGYTAVISHRSGETEDSTIADLAVGTSAGQIKTGSLCRSDRVSKYNQLLRIEEQLAGKAKYNGRGEFRG from the coding sequence ATGGCAAAAATCGTCGACATCAAAGGTCGTGAAGTTCTCGACTCCCGTGGCAACCCCACCGTCGAAGCCGACGTGCTTCTCGATAACGGCATCATCGGCAGCGCCTGCGCGCCGTCCGGTGCTTCCACCGGTTCGCGCGAAGCGCTGGAACTGCGTGATGGCGACAAGAGCCGTTACCTGGGCAAGGGTGTACTCAAGGCTGTAGCCAACATCAACGGCCCGATCCGTGACCTGTTGCTGGGCAAAGACCCGCTGGACCAGAAAGCCCTGGACCACGCGATGATCAAGCTCGACGGCACCGAAAACAAAGGCAGCCTGGGCGCCAACGCCATCCTCGCCGTGTCCCTGGCTGCTGCCAAGGCTGCTGCCCAGGATCAGGACCTGCCGCTGTACGCACACATTGCCAACCTGAACGGCACCCCGGGTGTGTACTCGATGCCGGTCCCGATGATGAACATCATCAACGGTGGCGAGCACGCCGATAACAACGTCGACATCCAGGAATTCATGGTACAGCCGGTCGGCGCCAAGACCTTCTCCGAAGGCCTGCGCATGGGCACCGAGATTTTCCATCACCTCAAGGCTGTGCTGAAGGCCCGTGGCCTGAGCACTGCGGTGGGTGACGAAGGTGGTTTCGCACCGAACCTGGCGTCCAACGAAGATGCACTCAAAGTGATCTCCGAAGCCGTAGCCAACGCTGGCTACAAGCTGGGCACCGACGTGACCCTGGCCCTGGACTGCGCGGCCAGCGAGTTCTACGAGGACGGTAAATACAACCTGTCCGGCGAAGGCCAAGTGTTCAACTCCGAAGGTTTTGCTGACTACCTCAAAGGCTTGACCGAGCGTTACCCGATCATCTCGATCGAAGACGGCCTGGACGAGTCCGACTGGGATGGCTGGAAAATCCTCACCGACAAGATCGGCGAGAAAATCCAGCTGGTGGGCGACGACCTGTTCGTCACCAACACCAAGATCCTGAAAGAAGGCATCGATAAAAAGATCGCCAACTCGATCCTGATCAAGTTCAACCAGATCGGTACCCTGACCGAAACCCTGGAAGCCATCCAGATGGCCAAGGCTGCGGGCTACACCGCCGTGATCTCGCACCGCTCCGGCGAAACCGAAGATTCGACCATTGCCGACCTGGCCGTGGGCACTTCGGCTGGCCAGATCAAGACCGGTTCCCTGTGCCGTTCCGACCGCGTTTCCAAGTACAACCAATTGCTGCGTATCGAAGAGCAACTGGCCGGCAAAGCCAAGTACAACGGTCGCGGCGAGTTTCGCGGCTGA
- the ftsB gene encoding cell division protein FtsB → MRSPNWLFLVLLLLLAGLQYRLWVGNGSFAQVKDLTEQIAAQHAENEVLLERNRVLDAEVLELKKGTETVEERARHELGMVKEGETLYQLAQ, encoded by the coding sequence ATGCGCAGTCCCAATTGGTTGTTTCTCGTCTTGCTCTTGTTGCTGGCTGGCCTGCAGTACCGCCTATGGGTCGGTAATGGCAGCTTTGCGCAGGTAAAAGACCTGACCGAGCAAATCGCTGCACAGCACGCCGAAAACGAGGTCCTGCTGGAGCGCAACCGCGTCCTTGATGCGGAAGTGCTTGAGCTGAAAAAGGGTACCGAGACCGTTGAAGAGCGGGCTCGTCATGAGTTGGGCATGGTCAAGGAGGGCGAAACCCTCTACCAGTTGGCCCAATGA
- the ispD gene encoding 2-C-methyl-D-erythritol 4-phosphate cytidylyltransferase, whose protein sequence is MSNSLPAFWAVIPAAGIGARMAADRPKQYLQLGGRTILEHSLGCFLDHPWLNGLVVSLASDDPYWPDLACAMDPRIHRADGGSERSGSVLNALLQLNALGASDDDWVLVHDAARPNLSRDDLDKLLTELADDPVGGLLAVPARDTLKRVDKHGRVVETVDRSLIWQAYTPQMFRLGPLHRALADSLVADAVITDEASAMEWSGQAPRLIEGRSDNIKVTRPEDLEWLRLRWANRR, encoded by the coding sequence ATGAGCAACAGCTTGCCGGCCTTCTGGGCCGTGATTCCTGCCGCGGGCATTGGTGCCCGCATGGCCGCGGACCGTCCCAAGCAATACCTGCAACTGGGCGGACGCACCATTCTCGAACACAGCCTTGGCTGCTTTCTCGACCACCCCTGGCTTAATGGCCTGGTGGTCAGCCTTGCTTCTGATGATCCTTATTGGCCTGATTTGGCGTGTGCCATGGACCCGCGCATTCACCGTGCGGACGGCGGTTCGGAACGTTCCGGGTCGGTGCTCAACGCACTTTTGCAGCTGAACGCTTTGGGGGCCAGTGATGATGATTGGGTACTGGTGCATGATGCGGCGCGGCCGAACCTGAGTCGCGATGACCTCGACAAACTGCTGACTGAACTGGCGGACGACCCGGTGGGCGGTCTGCTGGCCGTGCCGGCACGCGACACCCTCAAGCGCGTCGATAAGCACGGGCGTGTCGTCGAAACCGTCGACCGTAGCCTGATCTGGCAAGCCTACACGCCGCAGATGTTCCGCCTGGGTCCGCTGCATCGTGCTTTGGCTGACAGCCTGGTGGCGGACGCCGTCATCACTGATGAGGCTTCTGCCATGGAATGGTCCGGCCAGGCGCCGCGGCTGATCGAAGGGCGGTCGGACAATATCAAGGTGACGCGGCCGGAGGATCTTGAGTGGCTCAGGTTGCGGTGGGCGAATCGGCGGTAG
- a CDS encoding LysR substrate-binding domain-containing protein codes for MLENRWEGIDEFVAVAECSQFTAAAERLGVSSSHISRQVARLEERLQTRLLYRSTRKVTLTEAGQTFLQHCQRLQDGREEALRAVGDLTSEPKGMLRMTCAVAYGERFIVPLVTRFMGLYPQLRVDIELSNRQLDLVHEGLDLAIRLGRLQDSRMVASRLAPRRMYLCASPSYLARYGRPHSLSELSRHNCLIGSSDIWQLAQDGREFSQRVQGNWRCNSGQAVLDAAVLGVGLCQLPDYYVLEHLHSGALVSLLEAHQPPNTAVWALYPQQRHLSPKVRKLVDFLKVGLAERPEYSQ; via the coding sequence GTGCTTGAAAACCGCTGGGAAGGCATTGATGAATTTGTCGCGGTGGCCGAATGCAGCCAATTCACTGCGGCAGCGGAACGCCTGGGCGTTTCTTCGTCGCATATCAGCCGGCAGGTGGCGCGCCTGGAAGAACGCCTGCAAACGCGGCTGCTGTATCGCAGCACGCGCAAGGTTACCTTGACGGAAGCCGGCCAGACCTTTCTGCAACATTGCCAACGTTTACAGGACGGTCGCGAAGAAGCCCTGCGTGCGGTGGGTGACCTCACCAGCGAACCCAAAGGCATGTTGCGCATGACCTGTGCCGTGGCCTACGGCGAGCGGTTTATCGTGCCGCTGGTAACGCGGTTCATGGGCCTCTACCCGCAGTTGCGCGTGGATATCGAGCTGAGCAACCGTCAACTGGACCTCGTGCACGAAGGCCTGGATCTGGCGATTCGCCTGGGGCGCTTACAGGATTCACGCATGGTCGCCAGCAGGCTGGCACCGAGGCGCATGTACCTGTGCGCGTCGCCGTCCTACCTGGCGCGGTATGGTCGGCCACATAGTTTGTCGGAGTTGAGCCGGCATAACTGCCTGATTGGTAGCTCGGATATCTGGCAACTGGCCCAGGACGGACGCGAGTTTTCCCAGCGGGTGCAGGGAAACTGGCGCTGCAACAGTGGGCAAGCGGTGCTGGATGCGGCGGTGCTGGGCGTCGGGTTGTGCCAGTTGCCGGATTATTACGTGCTGGAGCATTTGCACAGTGGCGCGCTGGTGTCGCTGCTGGAGGCGCATCAGCCGCCGAATACGGCGGTGTGGGCGCTGTATCCGCAGCAGCGGCACTTGTCGCCGAAGGTCAGGAAGTTGGTGGATTTTTTGAAGGTGGGGTTGGCTGAGAGGCCGGAGTACAGCCAGTAA
- a CDS encoding S-(hydroxymethyl)glutathione dehydrogenase/class III alcohol dehydrogenase, producing MIKSRAAVAFEAKKPLEIVEVDVAMPKAGEVLLRVVASGVCHTDAYTLSGADPEGIFPSILGHEGGAVVEAIGEGVTSVAVGDHVIPLYTPECGQCKFCLSGKTNLCQAIRSTQGKGLMPDGTTRFSYKGQPIFHYMGTSTFSEYTVLPEISVAKIPKEAPLEKVCLLGCGVTTGIGAVINTAKVKPGDTVAIFGLGGIGLSAVIGAVKAKAGRIIAIDINPAKFEIAKQLGATDCINPKDYDRPIQDVIVDLTDGGVDFSFECIGNVQLMRAALECCHKGWGESVIIGVAGAGQEIATRPFQLVTGRVWRGSAFGGVRGRTELPSYVEMAQTGEIPLDTFITHTMGLEDINKAFDLMHEGKSIRTVIHF from the coding sequence ATGATCAAGTCCCGCGCCGCCGTAGCCTTCGAAGCCAAGAAGCCCCTTGAGATCGTTGAAGTGGATGTCGCCATGCCCAAGGCTGGCGAGGTGCTGTTGCGCGTGGTCGCGTCCGGTGTATGCCATACCGACGCTTACACGCTGTCGGGCGCTGACCCGGAAGGTATCTTTCCGTCGATCCTCGGCCATGAAGGCGGTGCAGTGGTTGAAGCGATCGGCGAAGGCGTGACTTCGGTCGCCGTAGGCGATCATGTGATCCCGCTGTACACCCCGGAATGCGGCCAGTGCAAATTCTGCCTGTCGGGCAAGACCAACCTGTGCCAGGCCATTCGCTCCACTCAGGGCAAAGGCTTGATGCCGGATGGCACCACTCGGTTTTCCTACAAGGGCCAGCCAATTTTCCACTACATGGGCACCTCGACCTTCTCCGAATACACCGTGTTGCCGGAAATTTCCGTGGCCAAGATTCCTAAAGAAGCGCCACTGGAAAAAGTCTGCCTGTTGGGTTGCGGCGTCACCACCGGCATTGGTGCAGTGATCAACACTGCCAAGGTCAAGCCGGGCGACACCGTGGCCATCTTCGGTCTCGGCGGTATCGGCCTGTCGGCCGTCATCGGTGCAGTCAAGGCCAAGGCTGGGCGCATCATTGCCATCGACATCAACCCTGCCAAATTTGAAATCGCCAAGCAGCTGGGTGCGACTGACTGCATCAACCCGAAAGACTACGACCGCCCGATCCAGGACGTGATTGTCGACCTGACCGATGGCGGCGTGGACTTCTCTTTTGAATGCATCGGCAACGTTCAGCTGATGCGCGCTGCCCTCGAGTGCTGCCACAAAGGTTGGGGTGAGTCGGTGATCATCGGCGTGGCCGGTGCCGGTCAGGAAATCGCCACGCGTCCCTTCCAACTGGTGACCGGTCGCGTCTGGCGCGGTTCGGCCTTCGGTGGCGTGCGCGGTCGTACTGAGCTGCCAAGCTACGTGGAAATGGCCCAGACCGGCGAGATCCCGCTGGACACCTTCATCACCCATACCATGGGCCTGGAAGACATCAACAAAGCGTTTGACCTGATGCATGAAGGCAAAAGCATTCGTACCGTCATCCACTTCTGA
- the fghA gene encoding S-formylglutathione hydrolase, with product MSLENLSCQKSFGGWHKRYKHHSDVLGCDMTFAVYLPPQAEQGGKLPVLYWLSGLTCTDENFMQKAGAQRMAAELGLIIVAPDTSPRGPGVPGDPDNAWDFGLGAGFYLNATQEPWAKHYRMHDYVVKELPALVEAHFPASDKRGISGHSMGGHGALVCALRNPGRYLSVSAFSPISNPMDCPWGQKAFSRYLGEERSKWREWDACVLISEAAEKLPLLVDQGDRDDFLAVQLKPEALQQAAKAANHPLELRLQPGYDHSYFFIASFIEDHLRHHGRALLG from the coding sequence ATGAGTCTGGAAAACCTGTCGTGCCAGAAGAGCTTCGGCGGCTGGCACAAACGCTACAAGCATCACTCCGATGTGCTCGGCTGCGACATGACCTTCGCCGTCTACCTGCCGCCGCAAGCGGAGCAGGGCGGCAAGTTGCCGGTGTTGTACTGGCTGTCCGGTCTCACCTGCACTGATGAGAACTTCATGCAGAAGGCCGGCGCGCAGCGCATGGCCGCCGAGCTGGGGTTGATCATCGTGGCGCCGGACACCAGCCCTCGTGGGCCGGGTGTTCCGGGTGATCCCGATAACGCGTGGGATTTTGGCCTTGGCGCCGGCTTCTATCTGAATGCCACGCAGGAGCCCTGGGCCAAGCACTATCGGATGCATGACTACGTGGTGAAGGAATTGCCTGCGTTGGTTGAAGCGCATTTCCCGGCTTCAGATAAACGTGGCATCAGCGGTCACTCCATGGGCGGCCACGGTGCACTGGTGTGTGCGTTGCGCAATCCCGGGCGTTACCTGTCGGTGTCGGCGTTTTCGCCCATCAGTAACCCGATGGACTGCCCATGGGGTCAGAAGGCCTTTTCCCGCTACCTGGGCGAAGAGCGTTCGAAATGGCGTGAGTGGGACGCCTGCGTGTTGATCAGCGAAGCCGCGGAAAAGCTGCCGCTGCTGGTGGACCAAGGTGACCGCGACGATTTCCTTGCCGTGCAACTCAAGCCTGAAGCCTTGCAGCAAGCGGCGAAGGCGGCCAACCATCCGTTGGAACTGCGGCTGCAACCTGGCTACGACCACAGCTACTTCTTTATCGCCAGCTTCATCGAAGACCATTTGCGACACCATGGTCGTGCTTTGCTCGGTTAA
- the ispF gene encoding 2-C-methyl-D-erythritol 2,4-cyclodiphosphate synthase: protein MRIGHGYDVHRFAEGDFITLGGVRIAHHHGLLAHSDGDVVLHALSDALLGAAALGDIGKHFPDTDPTFKGADSRVLLRHVVGLIHAKGWKVGNVDNTIVAQAPKMAPHIESMRALIAADLHIELDQVNVKATTTEKLGFTGREEGIAVHSVALLLRA from the coding sequence ATGCGTATTGGCCACGGCTACGATGTGCACCGTTTCGCTGAAGGCGATTTCATCACCTTGGGCGGCGTGCGCATTGCACATCACCATGGGTTGCTGGCTCATTCCGACGGCGACGTTGTGTTGCATGCCTTGAGCGATGCCTTGCTCGGCGCGGCGGCGTTGGGCGATATCGGCAAGCACTTTCCGGACACCGACCCGACCTTCAAGGGTGCGGACAGCCGTGTATTGCTGCGCCATGTGGTTGGCCTGATCCATGCCAAAGGCTGGAAGGTCGGCAACGTCGACAACACCATCGTGGCCCAGGCGCCAAAAATGGCGCCCCATATTGAATCGATGCGCGCACTGATTGCCGCAGACCTGCACATTGAATTGGATCAAGTGAACGTGAAAGCCACCACCACCGAAAAGCTCGGGTTCACCGGTCGTGAAGAGGGCATCGCCGTGCACTCCGTTGCCTTGTTGCTGCGCGCATGA
- the truD gene encoding tRNA pseudouridine(13) synthase TruD — protein MNDLQLLGPRAYGEALGSAVLKATAEDFQVDEVLDIPLTGEGEHLWLWVEKRGLNTEEAARRIAKAAGVPLRTVSYAGLKDRQALTRQWFSVQLPGKADPDMSAAENDSLKVLKTARHKRKLQRGAHSANGFTLRLTQLAGDTAAIDARLQLIAQQGIPNYFGAQRFGHNGGNVVDAREWAARKALPEQRNVRSRLLSTARSYLFNKVLAARVADGSWQRAQVGDLLAFTDSRSFFPAGEAECSDPRLAILDLHPTGPQWGEGDSPASGATFELEQAVAAGEADLRDWLVNAGMSQERRILRLPIGGLTWHYPSLDILQLEFVLPAGCFATVLVRELVDLVPVGQTDNPCVF, from the coding sequence ATGAATGATCTGCAACTGCTGGGCCCACGGGCCTATGGCGAGGCCTTGGGCAGCGCGGTCCTGAAGGCGACCGCCGAAGACTTCCAGGTTGATGAAGTGCTGGATATCCCGCTGACCGGCGAGGGTGAGCACCTGTGGTTGTGGGTTGAGAAGCGTGGCCTCAATACAGAAGAAGCCGCGCGGCGCATCGCCAAGGCGGCCGGCGTGCCGTTGCGCACGGTCAGCTATGCCGGGCTCAAGGATCGCCAGGCGTTGACCCGCCAATGGTTCAGCGTGCAGTTGCCAGGCAAAGCCGATCCGGACATGAGCGCTGCGGAAAACGACAGCCTCAAGGTTCTCAAGACCGCCCGTCATAAACGCAAATTGCAGCGCGGCGCACATTCGGCCAATGGTTTCACCTTGCGCCTGACCCAGCTGGCCGGTGATACCGCCGCCATCGACGCGCGTTTGCAATTGATTGCACAGCAGGGCATCCCCAACTATTTCGGTGCCCAGCGTTTTGGTCACAATGGTGGCAACGTGGTCGACGCCCGCGAGTGGGCCGCGCGCAAGGCTTTGCCGGAACAGCGCAACGTGCGTTCGCGGCTGCTGTCGACGGCGCGCAGCTACCTGTTCAACAAGGTGCTGGCGGCGCGTGTGGCCGACGGTTCCTGGCAGCGTGCGCAGGTCGGCGACCTGTTGGCGTTTACCGACAGCCGCAGCTTTTTCCCGGCGGGGGAGGCGGAATGCAGCGACCCCCGCCTGGCCATTCTGGACCTGCACCCGACCGGGCCGCAGTGGGGCGAAGGTGATTCACCTGCCAGCGGCGCAACCTTCGAACTGGAACAGGCGGTCGCCGCCGGTGAAGCCGACCTGCGCGATTGGCTGGTGAATGCCGGCATGAGCCAGGAACGTCGCATTCTGCGACTGCCCATTGGCGGTTTGACGTGGCATTATCCCTCGCTGGACATTCTGCAATTGGAATTCGTCCTGCCGGCCGGATGCTTCGCCACTGTCTTGGTGCGCGAGCTTGTTGATCTGGTGCCGGTGGGGCAGACGGACAACCCATGCGTATTCTGA
- the surE gene encoding 5'/3'-nucleotidase SurE: protein MRILISNDDGATAPGLAALYAALEDYAECVVVAPDQDKSGASSSLTLDRPLHPQVLANGFISVNGTPTDCVHLAINSLLDPQPDLVVSGINLGANLGDDVLYSGTVAAALEGRFLGQTAFAFSFASRQLDNLPTAAYFARKLVEAHGSLDLPPRTVLNVNIPNLPLDHIRGIQLTRLGHRARAAAPLKVVDPRGKEGYWIAAAGDAEDGGPGTDFHAVMQGYVSITPLQFDRTFSDAFSGLDGWLERLR, encoded by the coding sequence ATGCGTATTCTGATATCAAACGATGACGGTGCCACCGCACCCGGTCTTGCCGCGCTCTATGCTGCGCTGGAAGATTATGCCGAGTGCGTGGTGGTTGCCCCCGACCAGGACAAGAGCGGCGCCAGCAGTTCGTTGACGCTCGACCGTCCGCTGCACCCGCAGGTCCTGGCCAATGGCTTTATCAGCGTGAACGGCACTCCTACCGACTGCGTCCACCTGGCGATCAACAGCCTGTTGGATCCGCAGCCGGACCTGGTGGTGTCGGGCATCAATCTTGGTGCGAACCTGGGGGATGACGTGCTGTATTCCGGTACCGTGGCGGCAGCCCTTGAAGGGCGTTTCCTGGGGCAAACCGCGTTCGCCTTTTCGTTCGCCTCGCGCCAATTGGATAACCTGCCGACCGCGGCCTATTTCGCGCGCAAGCTGGTAGAGGCCCATGGCTCCCTGGACTTGCCGCCGCGCACGGTGCTCAACGTCAATATTCCCAACTTGCCCCTTGATCATATTCGCGGCATCCAGCTCACGCGCCTGGGCCATCGCGCCCGCGCGGCGGCGCCGTTGAAGGTGGTTGATCCGCGTGGCAAGGAAGGCTACTGGATCGCTGCTGCGGGTGACGCCGAAGATGGCGGCCCGGGCACGGACTTTCATGCGGTGATGCAAGGTTATGTATCGATTACCCCATTGCAATTTGATCGCACCTTCAGTGATGCCTTCAGTGGTCTCGATGGCTGGCTGGAGAGGCTTCGCTGA
- a CDS encoding protein-L-isoaspartate(D-aspartate) O-methyltransferase has translation MTSQRTRERLIQRLYEEGLSNAQVLEVIRRTPRHLFVDEALAHRAYEDTALPIGHNQTISQPYMVARMSELLLAAGPLDKVLEIGTGSGYQTAVLAQLVERVFSVERIKVLQDRAKERLVELNLRNVVFRWGDGWEGWPALAPYNGIIVTAVATDVPQALLDQLAPGGRLVIPVGSGEVQQLMLIIREDEGFSRHVLGAVRFVPLLNGPLA, from the coding sequence ATGACTTCCCAGCGTACCCGCGAACGCCTGATACAGCGCCTGTACGAAGAGGGCTTGTCCAACGCCCAGGTGCTGGAAGTGATCCGGCGCACGCCTCGGCATCTGTTTGTCGATGAGGCCCTGGCCCACCGTGCCTATGAAGACACGGCGCTGCCTATCGGCCATAACCAGACCATTTCCCAGCCTTACATGGTGGCGCGCATGAGCGAGCTGCTGCTGGCGGCGGGGCCGTTGGACAAGGTGCTGGAAATCGGCACGGGCTCCGGCTACCAGACCGCCGTGCTGGCGCAGTTGGTGGAGCGGGTGTTCTCGGTGGAGCGCATCAAAGTGCTGCAAGACCGCGCCAAGGAGCGCCTGGTGGAGTTGAACCTGCGCAATGTGGTGTTTCGCTGGGGCGATGGCTGGGAAGGTTGGCCGGCGCTGGCACCGTACAACGGCATCATTGTTACCGCCGTGGCCACCGATGTTCCGCAAGCGCTGCTTGATCAACTCGCCCCCGGTGGGCGCCTGGTGATCCCGGTCGGCTCCGGTGAAGTGCAACAATTGATGCTCATTATCCGTGAGGACGAAGGCTTTTCACGGCATGTACTGGGCGCTGTTCGTTTTGTACCGCTGCTCAATGGCCCGCTGGCCTGA